One region of Deferribacterota bacterium genomic DNA includes:
- a CDS encoding acetyl-CoA carboxylase biotin carboxyl carrier protein subunit — protein MGEIIKINNKLWEYELDMKDNCFIVKIDDKSYRYEINKIGDGLFVKEDNRYIKISYFQEKDSLNLWADDAFYKISEESEEELIEQESEKDIKAPMPGLIKEVLVEAGQHISKGQTVVVLESMKMSNELKASVDGEVGEILVAKGDQVDAFATLVRIESE, from the coding sequence ATGGGTGAGATTATAAAGATTAACAACAAGCTATGGGAATATGAATTAGATATGAAGGATAATTGTTTTATTGTTAAAATAGATGACAAGAGCTATAGATACGAAATTAATAAGATTGGTGATGGATTGTTTGTTAAAGAGGATAACAGATATATAAAAATCTCATATTTCCAGGAAAAGGATAGCTTAAATTTGTGGGCTGATGATGCCTTTTATAAGATTTCAGAGGAAAGCGAGGAAGAATTAATAGAGCAAGAGAGTGAAAAGGATATAAAAGCACCAATGCCTGGCTTAATTAAAGAGGTTTTAGTGGAGGCCGGTCAACATATATCAAAGGGTCAAACAGTTGTGGTTTTAGAGTCAATGAAAATGTCAAATGAATTAAAAGCTTCTGTTGATGGCGAAGTAGGAGAAATTCTTGTTGCAAAGGGGGATCAGGTTGATGCCTTTGCAACATTAGTGAGAATTGAGAGTGAGTAG